From a region of the Ammospiza caudacuta isolate bAmmCau1 chromosome 36, bAmmCau1.pri, whole genome shotgun sequence genome:
- the TRAPPC14 gene encoding trafficking protein particle complex subunit 14 isoform X2, producing the protein MESQCDYSMYFPAVPFPPREFLAGDSSGYRALPRRNHLYLGETVRFLLVLRKNPANPERNPDRNPDKNPDKNPDKNPEGTPAHPDRSPAHSGSGTAHSDRDPAHPGSAPAQSDRDPAHSDRDPAHSDRDPAQPGSGPAQPGRGPAPCGGHVPGAWPWAQLAASLSALATVTSGDSRARDEDEANPANDPGENFGNFGNAEEPREPPPLFRECRALLTHSRGPAGGAGPGLPVDDPIISQDEVIFPLTVALDRLPPGTAKAKIVVTVWQRDTEPPELQEGTGTGTGTGQVTMTGTGPGGYLRLLQGRAPGQVFRQQHGAFKAQVSTLLTVLPPPRVRCRQVTVSGKYLTVLKVLNGSSQEELSLWDVQVLPNFNASYLPVMPDGSVLLVDDVCHHSGEVPVGAFCRVPGCHSRWPCPLSALEEQNFLFQLQAPERPPRDAKEQGLEVPLVAVVRWSTPKLPFTNSIVTHYRLPSIRLERPRFVMTATCESPVVALQRFTVTYTLLNDLQDFLAVRLVWTPEATAGKSRGSLDSVVCHTPLTNLGYSRKGSARTFRVAFQALRAGLFELSQHMKLKLQFTASVSSAPAEARPVSRKSSPSSPAVRELVAGLGRSQSFSHQQPARSHLMRSGSVMERRAITPPVGSPVGRPLYLPAGDKAVLALDKIAKRECKVLVVPPVK; encoded by the exons ATGGAGTCGCAGTGCGATTACTCCATGTACTTCCCCGCCGTCCCCTTCCCTCCGCGGGAGTTTCTGGCGGGAGATTCCTCCGGTTACCGCGCCCTGCCCCGCCGCAACCACCTGTACCTGGGCGAGACCGTGCgcttcctgctggtgctgcGCAAAAACCCCGCGAACCCCGAGAGAAACCCCGACAGAAATCCCGATAAAAATCCCGATAAAAATCCCGATAAAAATCCTGAGGGAACTCCCGCCCACCCCGACAGAAGCCCCGCCCACTCCGGCAGTGGCACCGCCCACTCCGACAGAGACCCCGCCCACCCCGGCAGCGCCCCCGCCCAGTCCGACAGAGACCCCGCCCACTCCGACAGAGACCCCGCCCACTCCGACAGAGACCCCGCCCAGCCCGGCAGCGGCCCCGCCCAGCCCGGCCGTGGCCCCGCCCCTTGCGGCGGGCACGTGCCGGGCGCGTGGCCGTGGGCGCAGCTCGCCGCGTCGCTCTCGGCGCTCGCCACCGTCACCAGCGGCGACAGCCGCGCCCGCGATGAGGACGAGGCGAACCCCGCCAACGATCCCGGCGAGAATTTCGGGAATTTCGGCAACGCCGAGGAGCcccgggagccgccgccgctgTTCCGGGAGTGCCGCGCGCTCCTCACGCACTCGCGGGGCCCCGCGGGCGGCGCCGGCCCGGGG ctccCCGTGGATGACCCCATCATCTCCCAGGACGAGGTGATTTTCCCCCTCACCGTGGCCCTGGACCGGCTCCCGCCCGGCACCGCCAAGGCCaag aTCGTGGTGACCGTGTGGCAGCGGGACACGGAGCCCCcggagctgcaggaggggacagggacggggacagggacagggcaggtgacaatgacagggacagggccagggGGGTAcctgaggctgctccagggccGCGCCCCCGGCCAGGTGTTCCGGCAGCAGCACGGCGCCTTCAAGGCACAAG tgtccacGCTGCTGACGGTGCTGCCACCCCCCCGTGTCCGCTGCCGCCAGGTGACCGTGTCCGGAAAGTACCTGACCGTGCTCAAAG tgctcaACGGCTCGTCGCAGGAGGAGCTCTCTCTCTGGGACGTGCAGGTGCTGCCCAATTTCAACGCCAGTTACCTGCCCGTGATGCCCGACGGCTCCGTGCTGCTCGTGGACGACGTCTG ccACCACTCGGGGGAGGTGCCCGTGGGCGCGTTCTGCCGCGTCCCCGGGTGCCACTCGCGGTGGCCGTGTCCCCTGAGcgccctggaggagcagaacttcctgttccagctgcaggcGCCCGAGCGGCCGCCCCGCGACGCCAaggag CAGGGCCTGGAGGTGCCGCTGGTGGCCGTGGTGCGGTGGTCGACGCCGAAGCTGCCGTTCACCAACAGCATCGTCACCCACTACCG GCTGCCGAGCATCCGCCTGGAGCGGCCGCGCTTCGTCATGACGGCCACGTGCGAGTCGCCCGTGGTGGCCCTGCAGCGCTTCACGGTCACCTACACCCTGCTCAACGACCTGCAGGACTTCCTGGCCGTGCGGCTCGTGTGGACCCCCGAGGCCACCGCcg GAAAGTCCCGCGGCTCCCTGGACTCCGTGGTTTGCCACACGCCCCTGACCAACCTGGGCTACTCCCGCAAGGGCAGCGCCAGAACCTTCCGTGTGGCCTTCCAGGCGCTGCGGGCCGGGCTCTTCGAG ctgtcccagcacaTGAAGCTGAAGCTGCAGTTCACGGCCAGCGTGAGCAGCGCCCCGGCCGAGGCGCGCCCCGTGTCCCgcaagagcagccccagctccccggCCGTGCGCGAGCTCGTGGCCGGGCTCGGCCGCTCCCAGTCCTTCTCCCACCAGCAGCCGGCGCGGAGCCACCTCATGag gtcCGGCAGCGTCATGGAGCGCAGGGCCATCACCCCCCCCGTGGGGTCCCCCGTGGGCCGCCCCCTGTACCTGCCCGCAGGTGACAAAGCCGTGCTGGCCCTGGACAAGATCGCCAAGAGGGAGTGCAAGGTGCTCGTGGTGCCACCCGTCAAGTGA
- the LAMTOR4 gene encoding ragulator complex protein LAMTOR4: MTAALTQGLERVPAQAGYLVISDGAVLASSGDLENDEHTATVLQGLVATALGLRLPRGHEPPFRRLSVVFGEHSLLVTVSGQKLFVVKRHHHVQEPVAV; encoded by the exons ATg ACGGCGGCGCTGACGCAGGGGCTGGAGCGGGTGCCGGCCCAGGCCGGGTACCTCGTCATCAGCGACGGCGCCGTGCTGGCG TCCTCGGGGGACCTGGAGAACGACGAGCACACGGCCACGgtgctgcagggcctggtggCCACGGCCCTGGGGCTGCGCCTGCCCCGCGGCCACGAGCCGCCCTTCCGCCGCCTCTCGG TGGTGTTTGGCGAGCACTCCCTCCTCGTCACCGTCTCGGGACAGAAACTCTTCGTGGTCAAGCGCCACCACCACGTGCAGGAGCCGGTGGCCGTGTGa
- the TRAPPC14 gene encoding trafficking protein particle complex subunit 14 isoform X1 encodes MESQCDYSMYFPAVPFPPREFLAGDSSGYRALPRRNHLYLGETVRFLLVLRKNPANPERNPDRNPDKNPDKNPDKNPEGTPAHPDRSPAHSGSGTAHSDRDPAHPGSAPAQSDRDPAHSDRDPAHSDRDPAQPGSGPAQPGRGPAPCGGHVPGAWPWAQLAASLSALATVTSGDSRARDEDEANPANDPGENFGNFGNAEEPREPPPLFRECRALLTHSRGPAGGAGPGLPVDDPIISQDEVIFPLTVALDRLPPGTAKAKIVVTVWQRDTEPPELQEGTGTGTGTGQVTMTGTGPGGYLRLLQGRAPGQVFRQQHGAFKAQVSTLLTVLPPPRVRCRQVTVSGKYLTVLKVLNGSSQEELSLWDVQVSPMSPVMSPMMSPLSPVLNGSSQEELSLWDVQVLPNFNASYLPVMPDGSVLLVDDVCHHSGEVPVGAFCRVPGCHSRWPCPLSALEEQNFLFQLQAPERPPRDAKEGLEVPLVAVVRWSTPKLPFTNSIVTHYRLPSIRLERPRFVMTATCESPVVALQRFTVTYTLLNDLQDFLAVRLVWTPEATAGKSRGSLDSVVCHTPLTNLGYSRKGSARTFRVAFQALRAGLFELSQHMKLKLQFTASVSSAPAEARPVSRKSSPSSPAVRELVAGLGRSQSFSHQQPARSHLMRSGSVMERRAITPPVGSPVGRPLYLPAGDKAVLALDKIAKRECKVLVVPPVK; translated from the exons ATGGAGTCGCAGTGCGATTACTCCATGTACTTCCCCGCCGTCCCCTTCCCTCCGCGGGAGTTTCTGGCGGGAGATTCCTCCGGTTACCGCGCCCTGCCCCGCCGCAACCACCTGTACCTGGGCGAGACCGTGCgcttcctgctggtgctgcGCAAAAACCCCGCGAACCCCGAGAGAAACCCCGACAGAAATCCCGATAAAAATCCCGATAAAAATCCCGATAAAAATCCTGAGGGAACTCCCGCCCACCCCGACAGAAGCCCCGCCCACTCCGGCAGTGGCACCGCCCACTCCGACAGAGACCCCGCCCACCCCGGCAGCGCCCCCGCCCAGTCCGACAGAGACCCCGCCCACTCCGACAGAGACCCCGCCCACTCCGACAGAGACCCCGCCCAGCCCGGCAGCGGCCCCGCCCAGCCCGGCCGTGGCCCCGCCCCTTGCGGCGGGCACGTGCCGGGCGCGTGGCCGTGGGCGCAGCTCGCCGCGTCGCTCTCGGCGCTCGCCACCGTCACCAGCGGCGACAGCCGCGCCCGCGATGAGGACGAGGCGAACCCCGCCAACGATCCCGGCGAGAATTTCGGGAATTTCGGCAACGCCGAGGAGCcccgggagccgccgccgctgTTCCGGGAGTGCCGCGCGCTCCTCACGCACTCGCGGGGCCCCGCGGGCGGCGCCGGCCCGGGG ctccCCGTGGATGACCCCATCATCTCCCAGGACGAGGTGATTTTCCCCCTCACCGTGGCCCTGGACCGGCTCCCGCCCGGCACCGCCAAGGCCaag aTCGTGGTGACCGTGTGGCAGCGGGACACGGAGCCCCcggagctgcaggaggggacagggacggggacagggacagggcaggtgacaatgacagggacagggccagggGGGTAcctgaggctgctccagggccGCGCCCCCGGCCAGGTGTTCCGGCAGCAGCACGGCGCCTTCAAGGCACAAG tgtccacGCTGCTGACGGTGCTGCCACCCCCCCGTGTCCGCTGCCGCCAGGTGACCGTGTCCGGAAAGTACCTGACCGTGCTCAAAG tgctcAACGGCTCGTCGCAGGAGGAGCTCTCTCTCTGGGACGtgcag gtgtccccaatgtccccagtgatgtccccaatgatgtccccactgtccccagtgctcaACGGCTCGTCGCAGGAGGAGCTCTCTCTCTGGGACGTGCAGGTGCTGCCCAATTTCAACGCCAGTTACCTGCCCGTGATGCCCGACGGCTCCGTGCTGCTCGTGGACGACGTCTG ccACCACTCGGGGGAGGTGCCCGTGGGCGCGTTCTGCCGCGTCCCCGGGTGCCACTCGCGGTGGCCGTGTCCCCTGAGcgccctggaggagcagaacttcctgttccagctgcaggcGCCCGAGCGGCCGCCCCGCGACGCCAaggag GGCCTGGAGGTGCCGCTGGTGGCCGTGGTGCGGTGGTCGACGCCGAAGCTGCCGTTCACCAACAGCATCGTCACCCACTACCG GCTGCCGAGCATCCGCCTGGAGCGGCCGCGCTTCGTCATGACGGCCACGTGCGAGTCGCCCGTGGTGGCCCTGCAGCGCTTCACGGTCACCTACACCCTGCTCAACGACCTGCAGGACTTCCTGGCCGTGCGGCTCGTGTGGACCCCCGAGGCCACCGCcg GAAAGTCCCGCGGCTCCCTGGACTCCGTGGTTTGCCACACGCCCCTGACCAACCTGGGCTACTCCCGCAAGGGCAGCGCCAGAACCTTCCGTGTGGCCTTCCAGGCGCTGCGGGCCGGGCTCTTCGAG ctgtcccagcacaTGAAGCTGAAGCTGCAGTTCACGGCCAGCGTGAGCAGCGCCCCGGCCGAGGCGCGCCCCGTGTCCCgcaagagcagccccagctccccggCCGTGCGCGAGCTCGTGGCCGGGCTCGGCCGCTCCCAGTCCTTCTCCCACCAGCAGCCGGCGCGGAGCCACCTCATGag gtcCGGCAGCGTCATGGAGCGCAGGGCCATCACCCCCCCCGTGGGGTCCCCCGTGGGCCGCCCCCTGTACCTGCCCGCAGGTGACAAAGCCGTGCTGGCCCTGGACAAGATCGCCAAGAGGGAGTGCAAGGTGCTCGTGGTGCCACCCGTCAAGTGA
- the TRAPPC14 gene encoding trafficking protein particle complex subunit 14 isoform X3 yields MESQCDYSMYFPAVPFPPREFLAGDSSGYRALPRRNHLYLGETVRFLLVLRKNPANPERNPDRNPDKNPDKNPDKNPEGTPAHPDRSPAHSGSGTAHSDRDPAHPGSAPAQSDRDPAHSDRDPAHSDRDPAQPGSGPAQPGRGPAPCGGHVPGAWPWAQLAASLSALATVTSGDSRARDEDEANPANDPGENFGNFGNAEEPREPPPLFRECRALLTHSRGPAGGAGPGLPVDDPIISQDEVIFPLTVALDRLPPGTAKAKIVVTVWQRDTEPPELQEGTGTGTGTGQVTMTGTGPGGYLRLLQGRAPGQVFRQQHGAFKAQVSTLLTVLPPPRVRCRQVTVSGKYLTVLKVLNGSSQEELSLWDVQVLPNFNASYLPVMPDGSVLLVDDVCHHSGEVPVGAFCRVPGCHSRWPCPLSALEEQNFLFQLQAPERPPRDAKEGLEVPLVAVVRWSTPKLPFTNSIVTHYRLPSIRLERPRFVMTATCESPVVALQRFTVTYTLLNDLQDFLAVRLVWTPEATAGKSRGSLDSVVCHTPLTNLGYSRKGSARTFRVAFQALRAGLFELSQHMKLKLQFTASVSSAPAEARPVSRKSSPSSPAVRELVAGLGRSQSFSHQQPARSHLMRSGSVMERRAITPPVGSPVGRPLYLPAGDKAVLALDKIAKRECKVLVVPPVK; encoded by the exons ATGGAGTCGCAGTGCGATTACTCCATGTACTTCCCCGCCGTCCCCTTCCCTCCGCGGGAGTTTCTGGCGGGAGATTCCTCCGGTTACCGCGCCCTGCCCCGCCGCAACCACCTGTACCTGGGCGAGACCGTGCgcttcctgctggtgctgcGCAAAAACCCCGCGAACCCCGAGAGAAACCCCGACAGAAATCCCGATAAAAATCCCGATAAAAATCCCGATAAAAATCCTGAGGGAACTCCCGCCCACCCCGACAGAAGCCCCGCCCACTCCGGCAGTGGCACCGCCCACTCCGACAGAGACCCCGCCCACCCCGGCAGCGCCCCCGCCCAGTCCGACAGAGACCCCGCCCACTCCGACAGAGACCCCGCCCACTCCGACAGAGACCCCGCCCAGCCCGGCAGCGGCCCCGCCCAGCCCGGCCGTGGCCCCGCCCCTTGCGGCGGGCACGTGCCGGGCGCGTGGCCGTGGGCGCAGCTCGCCGCGTCGCTCTCGGCGCTCGCCACCGTCACCAGCGGCGACAGCCGCGCCCGCGATGAGGACGAGGCGAACCCCGCCAACGATCCCGGCGAGAATTTCGGGAATTTCGGCAACGCCGAGGAGCcccgggagccgccgccgctgTTCCGGGAGTGCCGCGCGCTCCTCACGCACTCGCGGGGCCCCGCGGGCGGCGCCGGCCCGGGG ctccCCGTGGATGACCCCATCATCTCCCAGGACGAGGTGATTTTCCCCCTCACCGTGGCCCTGGACCGGCTCCCGCCCGGCACCGCCAAGGCCaag aTCGTGGTGACCGTGTGGCAGCGGGACACGGAGCCCCcggagctgcaggaggggacagggacggggacagggacagggcaggtgacaatgacagggacagggccagggGGGTAcctgaggctgctccagggccGCGCCCCCGGCCAGGTGTTCCGGCAGCAGCACGGCGCCTTCAAGGCACAAG tgtccacGCTGCTGACGGTGCTGCCACCCCCCCGTGTCCGCTGCCGCCAGGTGACCGTGTCCGGAAAGTACCTGACCGTGCTCAAAG tgctcaACGGCTCGTCGCAGGAGGAGCTCTCTCTCTGGGACGTGCAGGTGCTGCCCAATTTCAACGCCAGTTACCTGCCCGTGATGCCCGACGGCTCCGTGCTGCTCGTGGACGACGTCTG ccACCACTCGGGGGAGGTGCCCGTGGGCGCGTTCTGCCGCGTCCCCGGGTGCCACTCGCGGTGGCCGTGTCCCCTGAGcgccctggaggagcagaacttcctgttccagctgcaggcGCCCGAGCGGCCGCCCCGCGACGCCAaggag GGCCTGGAGGTGCCGCTGGTGGCCGTGGTGCGGTGGTCGACGCCGAAGCTGCCGTTCACCAACAGCATCGTCACCCACTACCG GCTGCCGAGCATCCGCCTGGAGCGGCCGCGCTTCGTCATGACGGCCACGTGCGAGTCGCCCGTGGTGGCCCTGCAGCGCTTCACGGTCACCTACACCCTGCTCAACGACCTGCAGGACTTCCTGGCCGTGCGGCTCGTGTGGACCCCCGAGGCCACCGCcg GAAAGTCCCGCGGCTCCCTGGACTCCGTGGTTTGCCACACGCCCCTGACCAACCTGGGCTACTCCCGCAAGGGCAGCGCCAGAACCTTCCGTGTGGCCTTCCAGGCGCTGCGGGCCGGGCTCTTCGAG ctgtcccagcacaTGAAGCTGAAGCTGCAGTTCACGGCCAGCGTGAGCAGCGCCCCGGCCGAGGCGCGCCCCGTGTCCCgcaagagcagccccagctccccggCCGTGCGCGAGCTCGTGGCCGGGCTCGGCCGCTCCCAGTCCTTCTCCCACCAGCAGCCGGCGCGGAGCCACCTCATGag gtcCGGCAGCGTCATGGAGCGCAGGGCCATCACCCCCCCCGTGGGGTCCCCCGTGGGCCGCCCCCTGTACCTGCCCGCAGGTGACAAAGCCGTGCTGGCCCTGGACAAGATCGCCAAGAGGGAGTGCAAGGTGCTCGTGGTGCCACCCGTCAAGTGA